The following coding sequences are from one Gossypium raimondii isolate GPD5lz chromosome 4, ASM2569854v1, whole genome shotgun sequence window:
- the LOC105767231 gene encoding protein PHOTOPERIOD-INDEPENDENT EARLY FLOWERING 1 encodes MYQFPEFMVKISSAVCINTLAVEVSCPISMLLNIAALMQIALLQKKSEIPVEELLRRYKEDFSADGASGDESDYASAFSEDILDSSTMHQNLEAKKEGVSKDENPESSAPQGVEHPPAEKEAASPDRKSEDGIKSENRIADTAVAARSAQPTGNTFLTTTVRTNFPFLFKHPLREYQHIGLDRLLTMYEKGLNGLLADEMGLGKTIMTIALLAHLACEKGIWGPPLIVVLTSVMLNWETEFLRWCPAFKIRTYFGSAKERKLKRQAWLKPKPHSMYA; translated from the exons atgtatcaatTTCCTGAGTTTATGGTTAAAATTTCTTCAGCTGTTTGCATCAACACTTTGGCTGTAGAAGTTTCTTGTCCTATTTCTATGCTGTTAAACATTGCAGCTCTTATGCAAATTGCCTTACTGCAAAAGAAGAGTGAAATTCCTGTGGAAGAATTGCTTCGAAGGTATAAAGAG GACTTCAGTGCTGATGGTGCGTCCGGAGATGAATCAGACTATGCCTCAGCTTTTTCAGAGGACATCTTGGATTCTTCAACAATGCATCAAAATCTtgaagcaaagaaggagggtGTTTCTAAGGATGAAAATCCTGAATCCAGTGCTCCCCAGGGAGTTGAACATCCTCCCGCAGAAAAGGAGGCAGCAAGCCCTGATAGAAAGTCAGAAGATGGAATCAAAAGTGAGAATAGAATTGCTGATACTGCTGTTGCTGCGAGATCAGCACAACCAACAGGCAATACATTCTTAACTACTACTGTTCGTAcaaatttcccttttcttttcaaacacCCCCTTCGCGAATATCAGCATATTGGATTGGACAGGCTTCTTACTATGTATGAGAAAGGGTTAAATGGACTATTAGCTGATGAAATGGGGCTTGGAAAGACAATCATGACAATTGCTCTTCTTGCACATCTAGCTTGTGAAAAGGGAATATGGGGTCCTCCTCTCATTGTGGTTCTTACAAGTGTCATGCTCAATTGGGAAACTGAGTTTCTTCGATGGTGTCCTGCCTTCAAAATTCGAACATACTTTGGAAGTGCCAAAGAGCGCAAATTGAAGAGGCAAGCCTGGTTGAAACCAAAACCTCATTCCATGTATGCATAA